A window from Candidatus Methylomirabilota bacterium encodes these proteins:
- a CDS encoding UbiD family decarboxylase, with protein MTTRRGHGQGIRDFVAAYEATFPGEVVHVAEPVSTDHDIMALVLEYERRRRWPVLLFEKVTGADMPIIANVVASRKALAWALGVPEARLAQEYARRIKETIKPNVVARAPFRERLLTGRDLDLRRLPIPTYFPGDAGRYLTAGMLVARDPETGVETEGYHRFQLKGADRMGVSLHSRRRMFEYQRRAEARGEALPCAIALGLHPLVSMGSLAYPPAEVGKFEVVGGLFGESLDVAACATIDLTVPAAAEIVIEGEILPGVREPEGPFGEFTGYFSRRSTEHVFQAKAISMRAAPWFQSIGSGRAGDHITTLGLVREAEIWNALQRVIPNVAGVHVPLSGTSSFSAYVAIKQGRPGEAKHVIPIVLGVDHYLKLVIVVDDDIDVFDESDVMWAVATRMQADRDLVTIGGSLGALLDPSADERGVTAKLGIDATRPFGEPFAGKLVMDPARMAWARALVDRLGG; from the coding sequence ATGACGACGCGCCGGGGGCATGGACAGGGCATCCGCGACTTCGTCGCCGCCTACGAGGCGACCTTCCCCGGCGAGGTCGTACACGTGGCCGAGCCGGTGAGCACCGATCACGACATCATGGCGCTCGTGCTGGAGTACGAGCGGCGCCGGCGCTGGCCCGTGCTCCTGTTCGAGAAGGTGACCGGCGCGGACATGCCGATCATCGCCAACGTGGTGGCCAGCCGGAAGGCGCTGGCGTGGGCGCTCGGCGTCCCGGAGGCGCGGCTGGCCCAGGAGTACGCGCGGCGGATCAAGGAGACCATCAAGCCGAACGTGGTCGCACGCGCTCCGTTCCGCGAGCGGCTGCTCACCGGCCGCGATCTGGACCTGCGCCGGCTGCCGATCCCGACGTATTTCCCGGGCGACGCGGGGCGCTACCTGACCGCCGGCATGCTGGTGGCGCGCGATCCGGAGACCGGCGTGGAGACGGAAGGCTACCACCGGTTCCAGCTCAAGGGCGCAGACCGGATGGGGGTGAGCCTCCATTCCCGGCGGCGCATGTTCGAGTACCAGCGCCGCGCGGAGGCCCGAGGTGAGGCGCTGCCGTGCGCGATCGCGCTCGGCCTGCACCCGCTGGTCTCGATGGGCTCGCTCGCCTACCCGCCCGCCGAGGTGGGCAAGTTCGAGGTAGTGGGCGGGCTCTTCGGCGAGTCGCTGGACGTCGCGGCGTGCGCCACCATCGACCTCACCGTGCCGGCCGCCGCCGAGATCGTGATCGAGGGCGAGATCCTGCCCGGGGTGCGCGAGCCGGAAGGGCCGTTCGGGGAGTTCACCGGCTACTTCTCGCGTCGCTCCACCGAGCACGTGTTCCAGGCCAAGGCAATCTCGATGCGAGCCGCGCCGTGGTTTCAGTCGATCGGCTCCGGCCGCGCCGGCGACCACATCACGACCCTCGGCCTCGTGCGCGAGGCGGAGATCTGGAACGCGCTCCAGCGCGTGATCCCCAACGTGGCGGGCGTGCACGTGCCGCTGTCCGGCACGTCGTCGTTCAGCGCCTACGTGGCCATCAAGCAGGGCCGCCCCGGCGAGGCCAAGCACGTGATCCCGATCGTGCTCGGCGTCGATCACTACCTCAAGCTGGTGATCGTGGTGGACGACGACATCGACGTCTTCGACGAGTCCGACGTGATGTGGGCGGTGGCCACTCGCATGCAGGCCGACCGCGATCTCGTCACCATCGGCGGCAGCCTGGGGGCGCTGCTCGATCCCAGCGCGGACGAGCGCGGGGTGACCGCCAAGCTCGGCATCGACGCCACGCGGCCGTTCGGGGAGCCGTTTGCCGGGAAGCTCGTGATGGACCCCGCGCGGATGGCGTGGGCTCGTGCGCTGGTCGACCGTCTCGGCGGTTGA
- a CDS encoding ABC transporter permease codes for MANGGDSIQVDVSQPSIGDGALGAAGLAVDLVAARRGESPLVQAMRRLGKSTTALAGLVIVAILVLVAIFADVLAPDSPIASDQTQTFASPSADHPLGTDQLGRDMLSRVIHGARVSLAVGVSSVVFALFLGVPLGMIAGYYGGRLDSVIMRLMDLVLAFPVYLLAIILMIMFTPTAGPIGTIKVVAAIAIVRIPIYARLVRGSVLSIKEKEYIEACRALGVRDPSIFIHHVLPNCLAPIIVTTTLGIATAIIVEATLSFLGLGTQPPTPSWGWDLKANVAFIQANPWLSLFPGLAIFVTVLGFNLFGDGLRDALDPRLK; via the coding sequence ATGGCCAACGGCGGCGACTCGATCCAGGTGGACGTGAGCCAACCGAGTATCGGCGACGGCGCCCTCGGCGCGGCCGGGCTGGCCGTCGATCTCGTGGCGGCCCGGCGTGGTGAGTCGCCGCTGGTCCAGGCGATGCGGCGGCTCGGCAAGAGCACCACCGCGCTGGCCGGTCTCGTCATCGTGGCCATCCTGGTCCTGGTCGCCATCTTCGCGGACGTCCTGGCGCCGGACAGCCCGATCGCCAGCGACCAGACCCAGACCTTCGCATCCCCGAGCGCGGACCACCCGCTCGGGACCGACCAGCTCGGCCGCGACATGCTGAGCCGGGTGATCCACGGCGCGCGCGTCTCGCTGGCGGTGGGCGTGTCCTCGGTGGTGTTCGCGCTGTTCCTGGGGGTGCCGCTCGGGATGATCGCCGGCTACTACGGCGGCCGGCTCGACTCGGTGATCATGCGCCTGATGGACCTGGTCCTCGCGTTCCCGGTCTACCTCCTCGCGATCATCCTGATGATCATGTTCACCCCGACCGCGGGACCGATCGGGACGATCAAGGTGGTGGCGGCCATCGCCATCGTGCGCATTCCGATCTACGCCCGGCTGGTGCGGGGCAGCGTGCTCTCGATCAAGGAGAAGGAGTACATCGAGGCCTGCCGCGCCCTCGGGGTGCGGGACCCCTCGATCTTCATCCACCACGTGCTGCCCAACTGCCTGGCCCCCATCATCGTGACCACCACGCTCGGCATCGCCACCGCGATCATCGTGGAGGCCACGCTGTCCTTCCTCGGGCTGGGCACGCAGCCGCCGACGCCCTCGTGGGGCTGGGACCTGAAGGCCAACGTCGCCTTCATCCAGGCCAACCCGTGGCTCTCGCTCTTCCCGGGCCTGGCCATCTTCGTCACCGTCCTCGGCTTCAACCTCTTCGGCGACGGCCTCCGCGACGCCCTCGACCCCCGCCTGAAGTAA
- a CDS encoding ABC transporter permease gives MRVYLLKRLIQIVPTVVMITFVVFLMMQSIPGDPVVALLGDAYTEEDAVKIREAYGLDQPVLVQYFIWLGKLARGDWGISILTGRPVLQDVLVRLPVTLELIVLSMAVALLIAIPAAIIGALRQNTWADYTATSVAMIGVSIPEFFVGVLLLLAFSVGLHGVLPSSGWVYLPGTCPNMVCGVSFWGNMQHVLMPAIALGIGRAAILTRLLRASMLEVIRTEYVTTARAKGLSEGPVILKHAFKNALIPTVTVMGLQVGFLIGGAIVVETLFAMPGLGTFGIDAIIARDYQQVQGFALITALAFVIINLLVDITYTFLDPRIRYA, from the coding sequence ATGCGCGTCTATCTCCTCAAGCGGCTGATCCAGATCGTGCCGACGGTCGTCATGATCACCTTCGTGGTGTTCCTGATGATGCAGTCGATCCCCGGCGATCCGGTGGTGGCCCTCCTGGGCGACGCCTATACCGAGGAGGACGCGGTGAAGATTCGTGAGGCCTACGGGCTGGATCAGCCGGTCCTGGTCCAGTACTTCATCTGGCTCGGCAAGCTCGCGCGCGGGGACTGGGGCATCTCCATCCTGACGGGCCGGCCGGTGCTCCAGGACGTGCTGGTGCGCCTGCCGGTGACCCTCGAGCTCATCGTGCTGTCCATGGCCGTCGCGCTGCTGATCGCGATCCCCGCCGCGATCATCGGCGCGCTGCGCCAGAACACGTGGGCTGACTACACCGCGACCTCGGTGGCCATGATCGGGGTGTCGATCCCCGAGTTCTTCGTGGGGGTGCTCCTGCTGCTCGCCTTCTCGGTGGGGCTGCACGGGGTCCTGCCCAGCTCGGGCTGGGTCTACCTGCCCGGCACGTGTCCGAACATGGTCTGCGGGGTCAGCTTCTGGGGGAACATGCAGCACGTCCTGATGCCGGCCATCGCGCTGGGGATCGGGCGGGCCGCGATCCTCACCCGGCTCCTCCGGGCGAGCATGCTCGAGGTCATCCGCACCGAGTACGTGACCACCGCCCGGGCCAAGGGACTGAGCGAGGGCCCGGTCATCCTGAAGCACGCGTTCAAGAACGCCTTGATCCCGACGGTGACCGTCATGGGGCTGCAGGTCGGCTTCCTCATCGGCGGGGCGATCGTGGTGGAGACGCTCTTCGCGATGCCCGGTCTCGGCACCTTCGGCATCGACGCGATCATCGCGCGCGACTACCAGCAGGTGCAGGGCTTCGCGCTCATCACCGCGCTGGCCTTCGTGATCATCAACCTGCTCGTCGACATCACCTATACGTTCCTGGATCCGCGGATCCGGTACGCGTGA